Proteins co-encoded in one Juglans regia cultivar Chandler chromosome 16, Walnut 2.0, whole genome shotgun sequence genomic window:
- the LOC109012538 gene encoding probable glucan 1,3-beta-glucosidase A encodes MAINSRILLLGIVFHFCKVSLSHGRTNPSFRVKAVNLGGWLVTEGWINPSLFDGIPNKDFLDGTGLQFKSVTTGKYLCAETGGGTIIVANRSAASGWETFSLWRINEKTFKFRVFNKQFVGLDTSGNGIDVVAIASTPGKSEAFKIVRKPGNSSLVRIKAPNQFFLQAKTETLVTADFAGNNSKWGENDPSVFVITNTGGLQGEFQITNGYGPKRAPQVMREHWSTYIVEDDFDFISQNGINAVRIPVGWWIASNPTPPHPYVGGSLTALDNAFSWAEKYGLNIIIDLHAAPGSQNGWEHSSSRDGSQEWGKTDENIQQTVAVIDFLTARYAKSQSLYAVELINEPRAPGVSLETVNKYYQAGYDAVRKHSSTAYVVMSNRLGQIDTRELFPLASGLMGSVIDVHYYNLFSTIFDNLTVQQNIDFVSINRTQELTYVTTSNGPLTFVGEWVAEWKVQGASKQDYRRYAKAQLDVFKRAKFGWAYWTLKNVNNHWSLEWMIKNGYIKL; translated from the exons ATGGCGATCAATTCAAGAATATTGCTACTTGGCATAGTTTTTCATTTCTGTAAGGTCTCTTTATCTCATGGGAGGACAAATCCCAGCTTTCGAGTAAAAGCTGTTAATCTAGGAGGTTGGCTGGTTACGGAAGGATGGATTAACCCTTCTCTCTTTGATGGCATCCCCAACAAGGACTTCTTG GATGGAACTGGACTTCAGTTCAAATCGGTTACAACTGGGAAATATCTTTGCGCTGAAACTGGAGGAGGAACCATCATAGTTGCAAACAGAAGTGCTGCTTCAGGATGGGAGACATTCAGC CTATGGAGGATCAATGAGAAAACTTTCAAGTTCAGGGTCTTTAACAAGCAGTTCGTGGGCCTAGACACCAGTGGAAATGGGATAGATGTGGTAGCCATTGCTAGCACGCCTGGAAAATCAGAGGCATTTAAGATTGTTAGAAAACCAGGAAATTCCAGCCTTGTGAGAATCAAAGCGCCCAATCAATTCTTCTTGCAG GCAAAGACAGAGACGCTGGTGACTGCAGATTTTGCAGGGAATAATAGCAAATGGGGAGAGAACGATCCCTCAGTCTTTGTGATAACAAACACAGGAGGGTTGCAGGGCGAGTTTCAAATAACTAATGGCTATGGACCAAAGAGAGCCCCGCAAGTCATGAGG GAGCATTGGAGCACATACATAGTGGAAGATGACTTCGATTTCATATCACAGAATGGAATAAACGCAGTTAGAATTCCAGTTGGTTGGTGGATAGCAAGCAATCCGACTCCTCCACATCCCTATGTGGGGGGTTCCTTGACAGCTCTAGACAATGCCTTCTCCTGGGCTGA GAAATATGGACTGAACATTATAATTGATCTACATGCAGCACCTGGCTCCCAAAATGGTTGGGAACATAGCTCTTCCAGAGATGGCTCTCAGGAATGGGGAAAAACGGATGAGAATATTCAACAGACAGTTGCTGTCATAGACTTCCTAACTGCAAG GTATGCAAAGAGCCAAAGCCTTTATGCAGTTGAACTGATTAATGAGCCTCGGGCACCAGGAGTATCCCTAGAGACGGTAAACAAGTACTACCAGGCTGGTTATGATGCTGTCCGCAAGCACTCCTCCACGGCTTATGTGGTCATGTCTAACCGGCTAGGGCAAATTGACACGAGGGAGCTGTTCCCTCTAGCTAGTGGCTTAATGGGCTCGGTCATTGACGTGCACTATTACAACCTCTTCTCCACCATATTTGACAACTTGACTGTCCAGCAGAACATTGATTTCGTCTCCATCAACAGGACCCAGGAGCTCACTTATGTCACAACCTCAAATGGTCCACTTACTTTTGTTG GTGAATGGGTAGCTGAGTGGAAAGTTCAGGGAGCATCAAAACAGGATTACCGAAGATACGCCAAGGCCCAACTTGATGTCTTTAAAAGAGCAAAATTTGGGTGGGCTTACTGGACTCTTAAAAACGTGAACAATCATTGGAGTTTGGAGTGGATGATCAAGAATGGTTATATCAAGCTTTGA